A single region of the Arthrobacter sp. PAMC25564 genome encodes:
- a CDS encoding ROK family transcriptional regulator, whose protein sequence is MPSPTRPTRSRTKNPGSQSALRHLNQQRIIECLLAGPSTQAELARQTGLSTATVSNIVKIMQDAGLASTEPITSSGRRALNVRLNSNGAVAVGIDFGRRHLRVVLASLSYHVIAEQSVLLPLGHHAEEGITAAVGVLDRLLADSGVERSALVGAGVGIPGPIDRRTGTVAQGAILPEWVGINILHRLEEALELPVFVDNDANLGALSEVTWGPHTGVSNLMFLKIGSGIGAGLILNGAPYYGNVGITGEIGHATIHEHGLVCRCGNRGCLETIASTTTMIELLSRGEDKPLAPADIVRKALAGDSATLRVVDDAGLAVGRALGNVANLINPEVIVVGGPLADLGPLLLDPIRRGLIRHAVPVIGETTTLTMSSLGDRAEALGATALVFQHAGIRRN, encoded by the coding sequence ATGCCCTCACCAACGCGCCCAACGAGGAGCCGGACCAAGAACCCCGGATCGCAGTCGGCACTCCGGCATCTGAACCAGCAGCGGATCATCGAATGCCTCCTGGCCGGCCCTTCCACGCAGGCCGAACTCGCTCGCCAGACCGGCCTTTCCACGGCGACGGTCTCCAATATCGTCAAGATCATGCAGGACGCCGGACTCGCTTCCACCGAGCCGATCACCAGCTCCGGACGGCGTGCCCTGAATGTCCGGCTCAACAGCAACGGCGCCGTCGCCGTCGGGATCGACTTCGGCCGGCGGCACCTGCGCGTGGTCCTGGCCTCGCTCAGTTACCACGTGATCGCCGAGCAATCGGTGCTGCTCCCGCTGGGCCACCATGCCGAGGAAGGCATCACGGCCGCCGTCGGAGTCCTTGACCGGCTGCTGGCTGACAGCGGGGTGGAACGCAGCGCCCTGGTAGGCGCCGGCGTCGGAATTCCCGGGCCGATCGACCGCCGCACGGGGACCGTGGCGCAGGGCGCCATCCTGCCCGAATGGGTCGGGATCAACATCCTGCACCGCCTCGAAGAAGCCTTGGAACTCCCCGTCTTTGTTGACAATGACGCCAACCTGGGCGCCCTGTCGGAGGTCACCTGGGGGCCGCACACCGGCGTCAGCAACCTGATGTTCCTGAAGATCGGCTCAGGCATCGGCGCCGGGCTGATCCTCAACGGCGCGCCCTACTATGGCAACGTCGGAATCACCGGCGAAATCGGCCATGCCACCATCCATGAACACGGACTCGTCTGCCGCTGCGGAAACCGCGGCTGCCTGGAAACCATCGCCTCGACGACCACCATGATCGAGCTCCTAAGCCGCGGCGAGGACAAGCCGCTCGCGCCGGCGGACATCGTCCGCAAGGCCCTCGCCGGGGACTCCGCGACGCTGCGCGTGGTGGACGACGCCGGGCTCGCCGTCGGACGCGCCCTGGGCAATGTGGCGAACCTGATCAATCCCGAGGTGATCGTTGTGGGTGGACCGCTCGCGGACCTTGGCCCCCTGCTCCTGGACCCGATCCGGCGGGGCCTGATCCGCCATGCGGTGCCCGTGATCGGTGAGACGACAACCCTCACGATGTCCTCGCTGGGAGACCGGGCCGAGGCCCTCGGAGCCACGGCTTTGGTCTTCCAGCATGCCGGAATCCGGCGGAACTGA
- the mmsA gene encoding multiple monosaccharide ABC transporter ATP-binding protein, translated as MTSLDTHSDPIILEMRSITKEFPGVKALSEVSLRVKAGEIHAICGENGAGKSTLMKVLSGVYPFGSYEGDIVYQNEVQQFKDIRASEHAGIVIIHQELALIPELSIMENIFLGNEPTRRGVIDWAEARKRSTELLARVGLRDDPETPIKEIGVGKQQLVEIAKALNKSVKLLILDEPTAALNESDSQHLLDLMLGLKGRGITSIIISHKLNEIEQIADSITIIRDGKSIETLDVKADGVDEDRIIKGMVGRTLESRFPDHEPKIGDVFFEVKNWNVGHPQIQDRMVCKNSAFFVRRGEIVGFAGLMGAGRTELARSVFGRSYGRFISGHIYKDGKEISLRNVKQAIDAGLGYVTEDRKTLGLNLLDDIKATTVSANLKKISKHNIVDANKEFTVAEQYRKSLRTKAPSVEEGVAKLSGGNQQKVVLAKWMFTDPDLLILDEPTRGIDVGAKYEIYGIIQQLANQGKGVIVISSELPELLGLSDRIYTIFEGAITGVLNKDEASQESLMKLMTSARKTA; from the coding sequence ATGACGTCCCTCGACACGCACAGCGATCCGATAATCCTCGAGATGCGCTCCATCACCAAGGAATTCCCCGGCGTTAAAGCTTTGTCCGAGGTGAGCCTGCGGGTGAAGGCCGGAGAGATCCACGCCATCTGCGGTGAGAACGGCGCCGGCAAATCCACGCTCATGAAGGTGCTGTCCGGCGTGTACCCGTTCGGCAGCTACGAAGGCGACATCGTCTACCAGAACGAGGTCCAGCAGTTCAAGGACATCCGGGCCAGCGAGCACGCCGGAATCGTGATCATCCACCAGGAACTCGCGCTGATCCCGGAACTGTCCATCATGGAGAACATTTTCCTCGGCAACGAGCCCACCAGGCGCGGGGTGATCGACTGGGCCGAGGCCCGGAAGCGCTCCACCGAGCTGCTTGCCCGGGTGGGCCTGCGGGACGATCCTGAAACCCCCATCAAGGAGATCGGCGTCGGCAAGCAGCAGCTTGTCGAAATCGCCAAGGCCCTGAACAAGTCCGTGAAGCTCCTGATCCTGGACGAGCCCACGGCGGCGCTGAACGAATCCGATTCCCAGCACCTGCTGGACCTGATGCTCGGACTGAAGGGCCGTGGAATCACCTCCATCATCATTTCGCACAAGCTCAACGAGATCGAACAGATCGCGGATTCCATCACCATCATCCGCGACGGCAAGTCGATCGAAACGCTCGATGTCAAGGCCGACGGCGTCGACGAGGACCGCATCATCAAGGGCATGGTGGGCCGGACCCTGGAATCCCGGTTCCCGGACCACGAACCCAAGATCGGCGACGTGTTCTTCGAGGTCAAGAACTGGAACGTGGGCCACCCGCAGATCCAGGACCGCATGGTCTGCAAGAACTCCGCCTTCTTCGTCCGCCGCGGCGAAATCGTCGGCTTCGCCGGGCTCATGGGCGCCGGACGCACCGAGCTCGCCCGGTCCGTCTTCGGCCGCTCCTACGGCCGCTTCATCTCCGGCCACATCTACAAGGACGGCAAGGAGATCAGCCTCCGCAACGTCAAACAAGCCATCGACGCCGGACTCGGCTACGTCACCGAGGACCGCAAGACGCTCGGGCTGAACCTGCTGGACGACATCAAGGCCACCACGGTCTCGGCCAACCTTAAGAAGATCAGCAAGCACAACATCGTGGACGCCAACAAGGAATTCACCGTCGCCGAGCAGTACCGCAAATCCCTGCGGACCAAGGCACCGTCCGTGGAGGAAGGTGTGGCCAAGCTGTCCGGCGGAAACCAGCAGAAGGTGGTACTGGCGAAGTGGATGTTCACGGATCCGGACCTGCTGATCCTGGACGAACCCACCCGCGGGATCGACGTCGGCGCCAAGTACGAGATCTACGGCATCATCCAGCAGCTGGCCAACCAGGGCAAAGGCGTCATCGTCATTTCCTCCGAGCTGCCCGAACTGCTGGGACTCTCGGACCGCATCTACACCATCTTCGAAGGCGCCATCACCGGCGTGCTGAACAAGGACGAAGCCAGCCAGGAAAGCCTCATGAAACTCATGACTTCCGCCCGCAAGACCGCCTGA
- the mmsB gene encoding multiple monosaccharide ABC transporter permease yields MNALKKLFGGNTRQFGMIFALVALIVFFQIFTEGRTLTPGNVINLFNGNSYILILAIGMVLVIIAGHIDLSVGSVAAFVGVSVALVMRDWGIPWYAGILFGLLLGALIGAWQGFWTAYVGIPAFIVTLAGMLLFRGFNQFVGKSNTIPVSADFQYIGSGYLPEFGPNTGYNNLTLLLGLLGVAFVIFSELRSRRNAKALGADVPESWVTIVKLVLVCGAILYATYLFATGRPGTSFPIPGLILAVLVIIYGFISSKTIIGRHIYAVGGNRHAAELSGVQSKKVNFLVMMNMSILAGLAGMIFVGRSTASGPFDGVGWELDAIAAVFIGGAAVTGGVGTVIGSIVGGLVMAVLNNGLQLLGVGADLTQIIKGLVLLIAVAFDVYNKTQGKKSLIGMMMKNFGRNNELKPDETTSTKEAISKGA; encoded by the coding sequence ATGAACGCGCTCAAGAAGCTCTTTGGCGGCAACACCCGCCAATTCGGCATGATCTTCGCCCTGGTTGCGCTGATCGTCTTCTTCCAGATTTTCACAGAGGGCCGCACGCTCACCCCGGGCAACGTCATCAACCTCTTCAACGGCAACTCCTACATCCTGATCCTCGCGATCGGGATGGTACTGGTGATCATTGCCGGCCACATCGACCTCTCGGTCGGCTCGGTCGCGGCCTTCGTGGGCGTCAGCGTGGCTCTCGTGATGCGTGACTGGGGCATCCCCTGGTATGCCGGCATCCTCTTCGGGCTGCTGCTGGGGGCCCTGATCGGAGCCTGGCAGGGGTTCTGGACCGCCTATGTCGGCATCCCGGCCTTCATCGTGACGCTGGCGGGCATGCTCCTCTTCCGCGGCTTCAACCAGTTCGTCGGCAAGTCCAACACCATCCCGGTATCCGCGGACTTCCAGTACATCGGCTCCGGCTATCTTCCCGAATTCGGGCCGAACACGGGTTACAACAACCTGACCCTGCTGCTGGGCCTGCTCGGCGTCGCCTTCGTGATCTTCAGCGAGCTCCGCTCCCGCCGCAACGCCAAGGCCTTGGGTGCGGACGTACCGGAAAGCTGGGTCACCATCGTCAAGCTGGTCCTGGTCTGCGGCGCCATCCTCTACGCCACGTACCTGTTCGCGACCGGCCGGCCGGGCACCTCGTTCCCGATCCCGGGCCTCATCCTGGCCGTCCTGGTCATCATCTACGGTTTCATCTCCTCGAAGACCATCATCGGCCGCCATATCTACGCCGTCGGTGGCAACCGGCACGCCGCGGAACTCTCCGGCGTCCAGTCCAAAAAGGTCAACTTCCTGGTCATGATGAACATGTCCATCCTTGCCGGCCTCGCCGGCATGATCTTCGTCGGCCGCTCCACCGCCTCGGGCCCGTTCGACGGCGTCGGCTGGGAACTGGACGCCATCGCAGCCGTGTTCATCGGCGGCGCTGCGGTGACCGGCGGCGTCGGCACCGTGATCGGTTCCATCGTCGGTGGCCTCGTGATGGCCGTGCTGAACAACGGCCTGCAGCTCCTGGGCGTCGGCGCGGACCTGACGCAGATCATCAAGGGCCTGGTGCTCCTGATCGCCGTTGCGTTCGACGTCTACAACAAGACCCAGGGCAAGAAGTCGCTCATCGGCATGATGATGAAGAAC